The following proteins are co-located in the Fusarium verticillioides 7600 chromosome 7, whole genome shotgun sequence genome:
- a CDS encoding regulator-Ty1 transposition protein 109: MTDNGLKSRLASVLPKGHDFTILHISTPPTKTDPLYSPPPNERPERTYCENHFLAVSIDADGKQVLVLGVEVFIYTTARSTTLFVSKADSTGYLTLLNLPKGTPSPIREICATFVGFLVEKRKRKDIQFIVNLFARAQDQYLFPGSVENKGKHVLDDRGLIKWWCRVLDPLLGPAPKSVEAPWKSSKGYIVVPGLEPNEIRAMTPRRTDTAWEFTHPLQRISHYYREFDWVPPRCLIPHFPDDPKSRFRDELDEEAASSQAMKMQGSWKSVKTLDMFWEMMAFRQECSSGRMTGFIWLVFDDKEPEPTANESFPSTNPPSTPKAQRIAQITPTTTPRKLFPSKKQPDTKQKKKKQKKKLTGPIIPRKPQIKRAKHNYLLDRPANTAYYSWTPEGRGEKIVDEATYKRIVDLLLHLDFATLNKAVGSTRRWLSEGGGGGDWGVIVPGARETPTQTAHDRENGVNNLTSLVKRKRTDSTVDESQNKFNVLGEGLVKKKPKEESKAVNVLSTGLIRKKPKE, encoded by the coding sequence atgacagacaACGGCCTAAAATCACGTCTGGCCTCTGTCCTCCCAAAAGGCCACGACTTTACAATCCTCCACATTTCAACGCCCCCTACAAAGACCGATCCTCTGTACTCCCCACCACCAAACGAACGGCCCGAGCGAACGTACTGCGAGAACCATTTCCTCGCTGTTTCAATCGATGCAGACGGCAAGCAGGTCTTGGTGCTAGGTGTCGAGGTCTTTATCTACACGACTGCTCGATCGACTACGTTGTTTGTGTCAAAGGCTGATTCGACGGGCTATCTGACGCTTCTCAACCTTCCCAAGGGGACACCGAGTCCTATTCGTGAGATATGCGCCACGTTTGTAGGATTCCTcgtcgagaagaggaagaggaaggataTACAATTCATCGTCAATTTATTCGCCCGCGCGCAAGACCAGTATCTATTTCCCGGAAGTGTCGAAAATAAGGGCAAGCATGTCCTCGATGATCGCGGTCTTATCAAGTGGTGGTGTCGCGTGCTCGATCCCCTTCTCGGGCCAGCACCAAAATCGGTAGAAGCACCATGGAAGAGTTCAAAAGGATACATCGTCGTGCCGGGATTGGAACCAAATGAGATTCGAGCAATGACACCTCGAAGAACAGACACTGCTTGGGAGTTTACGCATCCGCTTCAACGAATATCGCATTATTACCGGGAATTTGACTGGGTACCGCCGCGATGTCTGATCCCACACTTTCCTGACGATCCCAAATCACGATTCcgagatgagcttgatgaggaggctgcgAGTTCGCAGGCAATGAAAATGCAGGGTAGCTGGAAGAGtgtcaagactctcgacaTGTTTTGGGAAATGATGGCTTTCCGACAAGAGTGCTCCAGTGGGCGCATGACGGGATTTATCTGGTTGGtctttgacgacaaggaaccagaaccaacagcaaacGAGTCTTTTCCATCGACAAATCCACCATCAACGCCAAAGGCGCAGCGGATCGCTCAAATAACGCCAACCACAACACCTCGAAAGCTCTTCCCCAGCAAGAAACAACCAGACaccaagcagaagaaaaagaagcagaagaaaaagctcACAGGTCCCATCATTCCTCGAAAACCCCAGATCAAGAGGGCCAAACACAATTATCTGCTCGATCGCCCCGCAAACACAGCATATTACTCATGGACACCCGAAGGTCGCGGTGAGAAGATTGTCGATGAGGCAACCTACAAGCGTATTGTAGATCTCCTGCTACACCTCGACTTTGCCACCCTCAACAAAGCGGTTGGTAGTACACGCCGCTGGCTGAGTGAAGGCGGAGGCGGTGGTGACTGGGGCGTTATTGTACCCGGTGCACGCGAGACGCCAACTCAAACGGCACACGACCGCGAGAACGGCGTGAACAATCTGACGAGTCTTGTCAAGAGAAAACGAACTGACTCGACCGTTGATGAGTCTCAAAACAAGTTTAATGTCCTTGGAGAGggcctcgtcaagaagaagccgaaaGAAGAGTCCAAGGCTGTAAATGTACTTTCCACTGGTCTGATTAGaaagaagcccaaggagTAA
- a CDS encoding vacuolar protein 8 yields MGICSSSCCGGRARDGLYEPVLADSEREAVADLLQYLENRGETDFFSGEPLRALSTLVFSENIDLQRSASLTFAEITERDVREVDRDTLEPILFLLQSPDIEVQRAASAALGNLAVDTENKVLIVQLGGLTPLIRQMMSPNVEVQCNAVGCITNLATHEENKAKIARSGALGPLTRLAKSRDMRVQRNATGALLNMTHSDENRQQLVNAGAIPVLVQLLSSPDVDVQYYCTTALSNIAVDASNRRKLAQSEPKLVQSLVNLMDSTSPKVQCQAALALRNLASDEKYQLDIVRANGLHPLLRLLQSSYLPLILSAVACIRNISIHPLNESPIIETNFLKPLVDLLGSTDNEEIQCHAISTLRNLAASSDRNKALVLDAGAVQKCKQLVLDVPITVQSEMTAAIAVLALSDDLKSHLLNLGVCGVLIPLTHSPSIEVQGNSAAALGNLSSKVGDYSIFVQNWTEPQGGIHGYLCRFLQSGDATFQHIAVWTLLQLFESEDKTLIGLIGKAEDIIEHIRSIANRQIEADNEFEDEDEGEVVNLAQRCLELLGQSMSKAHIEG; encoded by the exons ATGGGTATCTGCAGCTCCTCGTGCTGCGGAG GTCGAGCCCGCGATGGCTTGTATGAACCCGTCCTCGCCGATAGCGAACGAGAGGCTGTAGCCGACCTTCTCCAGTATCTCGAAAAT CGCGGCGAGACCGACTTTTTCTCTGGCGAACCTCTGCGTGCTCTGAGCACCTTGGTCTTTTCGGAAAACATTGATCTTCAACGAAGTGCTAGTTTGACTTTTGCTGAGATTACTGAACGAG ATGTCCGAGAGGTTGACCGCGACACCCTTGAACCTATTCTATTCCTTCTCCAGAGCCCCGATATCGAAGTTCAGCGAGCTGCCAGTGCTGCACTCGGTAACCTGGCCGTTGACA CCGAGAACAAGGTTCTCATTGTGCAACTTGGCGGTCTAACACCTTTAATCCGCCAGATGATGTCCCCCAATGTTGAAGTCCAGTGCAATGCTGTGGGATGTATCACGAACTTGGCTACACATGAGGAGAACAAAGCAAAGATTGCTCGCTCCGGAGCTCTGGGTCCTCTGACAAGATTGGCCAAATCTCGGGATATGCGGGTTCAGCGGAATGCTACTGGCGCTCTGCTGAACATGACACATTCTG ATGAGAACCGACAACAACTGGTAAATGCTGGAGCGATTCCCGTGCTTGTtcagcttctttcttctcccgATGTCGACGTTCAATACTACTGCACCACAGCTCTCAGCAATATCGCTGTCGACGCGAGTAACCGACGAAAGCTGGCTCAAAGTGAACCCAAATTGGTCCAATctcttgtcaacctcatgGACTCGACTTCACCCAAGGTTCAATGCCAAGCTGCCCTGGCTCTGCGCAACCTCGCTTCCGACGAAAAGTATCAGCTTGATATCGTTCGTGCCAATGGACTTCACCCTCTTCTCCGACTCCTCCAATCTTCTTATCTACCGCTTATCCTTTCTGCTGTCGCCTGTATACGAAACATCTCTATCCACCCTCTTAACGAGTCACCAATTATCGAAACCAACTTCCTCAAGCCACTCGTCGACCTACTTGGATCTACCGACAATGAAGAGATTCAGTGCCATGCCATCTCGACCCTTCGAAATCTTGCCGCCAGTTCCGATCGAAACAAAGCTCTTGTCCTGGATGCCGGTGCCGTGCAAAAGTGCAAGCAATTGGTTCTCGATGTACCCATCACTGTTCAGTCCGAGATGACCGCTGCTATTGCCGTTCTGGCCTTGAGTGACGATCTCAAGTCTCATCTCTTGAATCTCGGAGTCTGTGGTGTTCTCATTCCTCTCACCCATTCGCCAAGCATTGAAGTCCAAGGCAACAGTGCTGCTGCCCTGGGCAACCTTTCTTCTAAAG TTGGTGACTACTCAATCTTTGTACAAAACTGGACCGAACCTCAAGGTGGAATTCACGGATACCTCTGCCGATTCCTGCAGTCTGGTGATGCTACCTTCCAGCACATCGCCGTCTGGAcccttctccagctcttcGAGTCCGAAGACAAGACCCTTATTGGCCTCATTGGAAAGGCGGAGGACATCATCGAGCACATCCGAAGCATTGCAAATCGACAAATTGAAGCCGACAATGAAttcgaggatgaggatgagggtgaaGTTGTCAACCTAGCTCAACGTTGCCTGGAACTACTGGGACAGAGCATGTCCAAGGCTCACATCGAGGGCTAA
- a CDS encoding regulator-Ty1 transposition protein 109, whose product MSPPGNGDNSDPKRERSRVAQREYRKRHASKFNTLKDENQRLRNALKRIEKVALKRGGKDQELEAALAEARETLGEESESRALTTSGSIDTDPISAERLSYLSGLLSSDIMIHAQSLGQNTAPPRLSLEQQLWTNTDRLARIFEAPSDAGKYLGDGLYTFAGTLYWACTRNTVSLWETYKLNMIGKPGLPAQNPMDRLFNHSKHLNDRRFLLSLALARLEYKHKGFIDLPRAGTEMVWKSVLPDLRRKMERELVEKGQGPEWWKTPGEVENHLRKYLEPAEIDELQALVEGRGSEEVLTKYKPLVEMMIAEFVCFPDGPRWNLLYVAMAVGSWRSDHPRPSELVQDSSASV is encoded by the exons ATGTCACCTCCGGGAAATGGAGATAATTCCGAT CCAAAGCGGGAGCGCAGCAGAGTTGCGCAGCGCGAGTATCGCAAAAGACATGCCTCAAAGTTCAATACTCTCAAAGATGAGAATCAGAGATTGAGAAATGCTCTGAAACGAATTGAGAAGGTCGCGCTGAAGCGTGGTGGGAAGGACCAGGAACTCGAGGCGGCGCTGGCTGAGGCGAGAGAAactcttggagaagagagcgaaAGTCGAGCCTTGACAACTTCTGGCTCAATAGATACTGACCCAATCTCTGCTGAGAGGTTGTCATATCTATCAGGGTTGTTGTCGTCGGATATCATGATACATGCTCAATCGCTGGGGCAAAACACCGCGCCTCCTCGTCTAAGTCTAGAGCAGCAACTCTGGACTAACACGGACAGATTGGCCCGTATTTTTGAAGCGCCGTCAGATGCAGGCAAATATCTCGGCGACGGCCTCTACACATTTGCAGGGACGCTGTACTGGGCATGTACAAGAAATACAGTATCGCTATGGGAGACGTACAAGCTCAACATGATTGGTAAACCTGGACTCCCAGCCCAAAACCCCATGGACCGATTATTCAATCACTCAAAACACCTGAACGACCGAAGATTCCTGCTCTCACTCGCACTGGCGCGACTAGAGTACAAGCACAAAGGCTTCATCGATCTCCCACGAGCAGGAACCGAAATGGTGTGGAAGTCAGTGCTGCCCGATCTACGACGCAAAATGGAACGGGAACTAGTCGAGAAAGGACAGGGGCCTGAATGGTGGAAGACCCCAGGGGAAGTTGAGAACCATCTGCGCAAGTATCTCGAACCAGCCGAGATTGACGAGCTGCAGGCTCTCGTGGAGGGGAGAGGATCGGAGGAGGTTCTGACCAAGTACAAGCCtttggttgagatgatgattgcTGAATTTGTCTGTTTTCCGGATGGTCCGAGATGGAATCTTTTGTATGTTGCTATGGCTGttgggagttggaggagTGATCATCCGAGACCTTCAGAGTTGGTGCAAGATTCGAGTGCAAGCGTTTAA
- a CDS encoding translation initiation factor IF-3, with the protein MNSFACLQSSRRALYRVFVQHEGLLTRQFQPPRALPIQNRFFSVSQLKAKNKKARKREDEMEEDPFADEGRDRGFDRRYTTQEEFEKSGRDRLPQDFEITDPKIMVLDNGVFDGPLLTKNVLSRLPETDSLRMITPYIPGDPKKDKPTQYAICKIVNKKEEYERQRELAQRRRLSKQTTPKLKEVEMSWAISEHDLGVKTQQLVGFLSKGMKVELILGFKKKGQKKRTSEDTAEEVYAKVNKLVEQLGSREYKPRDGEVGKTMRIYLEGIAKQAREKPQVEAETPEVDAQKEA; encoded by the coding sequence ATGAACAGCTTTGCTTGCCTTCAGAGCTCCCGTCGAGCCCTCTATAGGGTCTTCGTTCAACATGAGGGTCTCCTCACACGACAGTTCCAACCTCCGCGCGCACTACCTATACAGAACCGCTTCTTTTCTGTATCGCAATTGAAAGCAAAAAACAAGAAAGCAAGGAAACGCGAAGATGAAATGGAGGAAGATCCTTTCGCTGATGAGGGCCGAGACCGTGGCTTCGATCGACGATACACTACCCAAGAGGAGTTTGAAAAGTCTGGTCGCGATCGCCTCCCCCAGGATTTCGAGATTACGGACCCAAAGATCATGGTTCTCGATAATGGAGTATTTGATGGACCTCTTCTCACAAAAAACGTGTTGAGCCGACTGCCCGAGACAGATTCACTTCGCATGATAACACCCTACATCCCAGGCGACCCAAAGAAGGACAAGCCGACCCAGTATGCTATTTGCAAGattgtcaacaagaaggaagaatACGAGCGTCAGCGTGAATTAGCCCAGCGCCGCCGTTTGTCCAAACAGACCACacccaagctcaaggaagtcGAAATGAGCTGGGCCATCAGCGAGCATGACCTTGGGGTCAAGACACAGCAGCTGGTTGGGTTCCTCAGCAAGGGCATGAAGGTGGAACTGATCctgggcttcaagaagaagggacaGAAGAAGCGGACGTCGGAAGACACCGCAGAGGAAGTCTACGCCAAGGTGAACAAGCTGGTTGAGCAACTAGGCTCGAGAGAGTACAAACCTAGAGATGGAGAGGTTGgcaagacgatgaggatTTACCTCGAGGGAATCGCAAAACAGGCACGTGAAAAGCCACAGGTGGAAGCGGAAACACCAGAGGTGGACGCTCAGAAGGAAGCGTAA
- a CDS encoding vacuolar protein 8: MGICSSSCCGGRARDGLYEPVLADSEREAVADLLQYLENRGETDFFSGEPLRALSTLVFSENIDLQRSASLTFAEITERDVREVDRDTLEPILFLLQSPDIEVQRAASAALGNLAVDTENKVLIVQLGGLTPLIRQMMSPNVEVQCNAVGCITNLATHEENKAKIARSGALGPLTRLAKSRDMRVQRNATGALLNMTHSDENRQQLVNAGAIPVLVQLLSSPDVDVQYYCTTALSNIAVDASNRRKLAQSEPKLVQSLVNLMDSTSPKVQCQAALALRNLASDEKYQLDIVRANGLHPLLRLLQSSYLPLILSAVACIRNISIHPLNESPIIETNFLKPLVDLLGSTDNEEIQCHAISTLRNLAASSDRNKALVLDAGAVQKCKQLVLDVPITVQSEMTAAIAVLALSDDLKSHLLNLGVCGVLIPLTHSPSIEVQGNSAAALGNLSSKGESTSPPFKNKLTKAVGDYSIFVQNWTEPQGGIHGYLCRFLQSGDATFQHIAVWTLLQLFESEDKTLIGLIGKAEDIIEHIRSIANRQIEADNEFEDEDEGEVVNLAQRCLELLGQSMSKAHIEG; the protein is encoded by the exons ATGGGTATCTGCAGCTCCTCGTGCTGCGGAG GTCGAGCCCGCGATGGCTTGTATGAACCCGTCCTCGCCGATAGCGAACGAGAGGCTGTAGCCGACCTTCTCCAGTATCTCGAAAAT CGCGGCGAGACCGACTTTTTCTCTGGCGAACCTCTGCGTGCTCTGAGCACCTTGGTCTTTTCGGAAAACATTGATCTTCAACGAAGTGCTAGTTTGACTTTTGCTGAGATTACTGAACGAG ATGTCCGAGAGGTTGACCGCGACACCCTTGAACCTATTCTATTCCTTCTCCAGAGCCCCGATATCGAAGTTCAGCGAGCTGCCAGTGCTGCACTCGGTAACCTGGCCGTTGACA CCGAGAACAAGGTTCTCATTGTGCAACTTGGCGGTCTAACACCTTTAATCCGCCAGATGATGTCCCCCAATGTTGAAGTCCAGTGCAATGCTGTGGGATGTATCACGAACTTGGCTACACATGAGGAGAACAAAGCAAAGATTGCTCGCTCCGGAGCTCTGGGTCCTCTGACAAGATTGGCCAAATCTCGGGATATGCGGGTTCAGCGGAATGCTACTGGCGCTCTGCTGAACATGACACATTCTG ATGAGAACCGACAACAACTGGTAAATGCTGGAGCGATTCCCGTGCTTGTtcagcttctttcttctcccgATGTCGACGTTCAATACTACTGCACCACAGCTCTCAGCAATATCGCTGTCGACGCGAGTAACCGACGAAAGCTGGCTCAAAGTGAACCCAAATTGGTCCAATctcttgtcaacctcatgGACTCGACTTCACCCAAGGTTCAATGCCAAGCTGCCCTGGCTCTGCGCAACCTCGCTTCCGACGAAAAGTATCAGCTTGATATCGTTCGTGCCAATGGACTTCACCCTCTTCTCCGACTCCTCCAATCTTCTTATCTACCGCTTATCCTTTCTGCTGTCGCCTGTATACGAAACATCTCTATCCACCCTCTTAACGAGTCACCAATTATCGAAACCAACTTCCTCAAGCCACTCGTCGACCTACTTGGATCTACCGACAATGAAGAGATTCAGTGCCATGCCATCTCGACCCTTCGAAATCTTGCCGCCAGTTCCGATCGAAACAAAGCTCTTGTCCTGGATGCCGGTGCCGTGCAAAAGTGCAAGCAATTGGTTCTCGATGTACCCATCACTGTTCAGTCCGAGATGACCGCTGCTATTGCCGTTCTGGCCTTGAGTGACGATCTCAAGTCTCATCTCTTGAATCTCGGAGTCTGTGGTGTTCTCATTCCTCTCACCCATTCGCCAAGCATTGAAGTCCAAGGCAACAGTGCTGCTGCCCTGGGCAACCTTTCTTCTAAAGGTGAGTCAACTTCACCGCCATTCAAAAACAAGCTAACAAAAGCAGTTGGTGACTACTCAATCTTTGTACAAAACTGGACCGAACCTCAAGGTGGAATTCACGGATACCTCTGCCGATTCCTGCAGTCTGGTGATGCTACCTTCCAGCACATCGCCGTCTGGAcccttctccagctcttcGAGTCCGAAGACAAGACCCTTATTGGCCTCATTGGAAAGGCGGAGGACATCATCGAGCACATCCGAAGCATTGCAAATCGACAAATTGAAGCCGACAATGAAttcgaggatgaggatgagggtgaaGTTGTCAACCTAGCTCAACGTTGCCTGGAACTACTGGGACAGAGCATGTCCAAGGCTCACATCGAGGGCTAA